Sequence from the Cucumis sativus cultivar 9930 chromosome 1, Cucumber_9930_V3, whole genome shotgun sequence genome:
tataacaaaaaaaaaaaaaaaaaacaaatgaatatatCAAAAGATATGGGATTCACAAAATTATGGAAATTTTGGATGattgatcaaaataaaaatttaggaGCCTATACAATTAGTAGACAAATATCTAATCAAATACTTTATACAAAgctacattttatttaaaggtAACCTAATCAGCTACacttcttaaataaataactacggaataaaataaagttgcATTGAACTCTAAAGCACCTTCTAAAGTCATATAATCAAAACACACTGTCTTCTTCCTCCTTCAACacgagaagagaagaaaatccTTTTTAGGGTTCTGTAGTTGAGTTTGTAGTTGGTTTCCATGGAGGATGTCGGTGTGGAGATCATTGCAGTGGACATTATCAAACCCTCTTCTTCAACTCCAAATtactttcaactttctttgATCGATCAAATGGCGCCTCCCTCTTACATGCCCgccatttttttctatcttccTCAGAATTCTCAAAATATTGTTCATCAGATTAGGGCTTCTCTCTCTCGAACCCTAACTCGCTTCTATCCCTTGGCCGGAACCATGCCTGAGCGATTCTACGTTGATTGCGACGACTCTGGAGTTGAGTTTTCTGAAGGCAAAATTGATTGTGAGATTTCAGTTCTCTTGAAGAATCCTGAAATCCGCATTTTGCACCGtttgcttccacttgttttTACCTCTCATTCTGCTGATTCCAAGTTTCTGCTCGCCGTTCGGTTGACTCACTTCATCTGCGGCGGTGTAGCTGTGGCTGTTTGTCTTTCGCACAAGCTTGCCGATGGGGCTTCTGCTGCTGGATTTGTTAAAGCCTGGGCCGCGGAAGCTAGAGGAGGTAATAGTAACTCTATTTTGGAGCCTAATTTTGATGCTGTAAAACTCTTTCCATGTAGAAAAATTCCAGGTTTTAAGCGAGGAATCGAGGCTTCAAAAGAGAAGATCTCGACTAAGAGATTTGTGTTTGCCAAATCCGACATAGACGTGTTAAAATCTCTCGCTGTTGGTACCGGTGGTGGCTCCGTTGCGAAACCTCCGTCGCGTGTGGTGGCTGTTTCGGCCTTTATTTGGCTAAGATTAATGGCACTGGCTCGAACAAGACCGGTGAAAGCAAAGGTGTTTGGAGCGCTATATCCGGTAGACTTGCGAGCAAGGATGGATCCGCCATTGCCAGAAAATTCGTTTGGCAATGTCTCCTGGTTTACAATAGCAACATCCCCGGTGGAGATCAATGAAGATTTACCTCTTCTGGTGGCTAAAGTAAGAACCGCTATACAGGAAATCGACTCCGGTTTTGTGAAGAAACTAGAAGATTCAGAACACTTGTTGGAATTGATGAAGCAAGTGGACAAACAACTCTCCAGTGGTGAGGTACATCTCTGGAGCTTTACTAGTTGGTGTAGATTTCCTGTTTATGAAGCTGATTTTGGATGGGGAAAGCCCACTTGGGTTTGTAGTCCGAGTAGGCCTTTTAGAAATTCAGTCGTTTTAATGGATACTTCTGATGGTGATGGTGTTGAAGCTTGGGTGAACTTGAAGGAAGAAGACATGGCCATCTTCGAAAAAGACGAAGAGCTTCTTTCCTTTTGCTCGGATTAGCTTTTAA
This genomic interval carries:
- the LOC101203956 gene encoding stemmadenine O-acetyltransferase, which gives rise to MEDVGVEIIAVDIIKPSSSTPNYFQLSLIDQMAPPSYMPAIFFYLPQNSQNIVHQIRASLSRTLTRFYPLAGTMPERFYVDCDDSGVEFSEGKIDCEISVLLKNPEIRILHRLLPLVFTSHSADSKFLLAVRLTHFICGGVAVAVCLSHKLADGASAAGFVKAWAAEARGGNSNSILEPNFDAVKLFPCRKIPGFKRGIEASKEKISTKRFVFAKSDIDVLKSLAVGTGGGSVAKPPSRVVAVSAFIWLRLMALARTRPVKAKVFGALYPVDLRARMDPPLPENSFGNVSWFTIATSPVEINEDLPLLVAKVRTAIQEIDSGFVKKLEDSEHLLELMKQVDKQLSSGEVHLWSFTSWCRFPVYEADFGWGKPTWVCSPSRPFRNSVVLMDTSDGDGVEAWVNLKEEDMAIFEKDEELLSFCSD